A region of the Roseiflexus sp. RS-1 genome:
CCGACCGGCAGCATCGCGGGATTGGCGCGCGGTTACTGTACGAAGTGGTGTCCTACGCCACCGCTATTGGAGCGCAGCGGCTCACGCTCAACACCCAGGCGTACAACCGCAACGCCCGACGCCTGTACGAATGGTTTGGGTTCCGGCGCACCGGTGATCGACAGATCATCCTACGCCGTGATCTTTGACTGCACGCATGCCTCGATGAAGCGGCGGAACAGCGCGCGCCAGCGTGGATCGACCTCGCTCTGGAGCGCTTCGGGATGGCACTGGACGCCAATCAGAAAGTGACCATTCGTGCCCTCGATGGCTTCGATAACGCCGTCCGGCGCCCAACCGACGGCAACCAGCCCGGGTGCAACCGTTTTGATCGACTGATGGTGCAACGAGTTGATCGGCAGTTCATCACTGCCAAGGATCCGTCGCAGGCGCGAATCGGGCGACAGGCGCAACGTATGCGCCAGATATGTCCAGTCCTGGCGGGCATACGAATCGGAGTGATTGAGCGATGTGTCGATCTGTGAAGGGATATCCTGGTACAGGGCGCCGCCAAGTGCAACGTTGACCATCTGCGCGCCGCGGCAGATGCCGAGCACCGGTTTCCCTTCAGCGACTGCCCAGCGCACCAGAGGCAGTTCGGTGCGGTCGCGCAGCGCATCGACGACGCCAAGCGCGGGAAGCGGCGCTTCGCCGTAATGGTGCGGCTCGATGTCGCCGCCGCCTGCCAGCAACAACCCATCGATCCGTTCGTACAATGCACGCAACGCCGATTCGTCGTCGATGGACGGGATAAGGAACGGCGCGCCGCCAGCGGCAACGACGGCGTCAATATAGGTCTTACGGTGCCCGATCGAGGGCGGACACCAGTCGCGGTCGTAGAATGTTCCACACGTAATGCCGATGCACACTCTGCTCATAACAACGCACCCTTCTGAAGCGCCGCTCGCGGCGCCAGGAAAATGTGGACGGCATTATACCATGTTCGTATCAGTGCAGCAGGAAGGAGAACAGATGGCGCCCCAACCCTGGCGCACACGCGCCTCACGCGACATCTACCGCAATACGTGGGTGCGGTTGCGTGAAGACATCGCAGAACTGCCTGATGGTCGCACAACGATCTACAGCGTCCTCACGCCGGGCATTGGTCAATGCGTTGGCGTGCTCCCGTTTCTGCCCGATGGACGGGTCGTCATGATCCGACAGTATCGCTATGTTTACGGCGAAGGGCACCGTTGGGAGATGCCGACTGGCGGGATGCACGAGGGAGAAACGCCGGAAGAAGCCGCACAGCGCGAGTTGCAGGAGGAGATCGGCTATCGCGCCGGACGTTTCGAGTGGATCAGCAGTTATTACACCTCGAAGAGTGTTGTGGAAGAAACGGCGCACCTGTTTCTTGGCTTCGATCTGACGCCATCGAGCCTGCCGCCCGATGAGACCGAATTTCTCGAAATCGAAGCCATGCCTTTTGAGCAGGTGCTGGACATGGTACTGCGCAGCGACATCCGCGACAGCATGACAGTCACGGCGGTGCTGCACGCTGCGCGACGGTTGGGTGTGTAGCGCAGGCGTTTATGCAGCAACAATGCGCACCGGCATGATACGTCCCTGCCAGCGTCCCGGCGCACCCTCGAAGCGCCCCGGAACCGGATAGCCGCAGCGAACACACCGACCGGATGCGTCGAGGCGCCAGCGTTTCAGGCGATACCAGTCACGTTCGATGACCCGCACGCCGCAGCTAGCGCAGATGGTCGATTGCCCTCTGGCATCGTCCACATTTCCGGTGTACACGTAGCGAATACCAGCGGCGAGCGCCTGCTCGCGAGCGCGTTTCAGCGTTGCAACCGGGGTTGGCGGCGTGTCGAGCATGCGATAATCAGGGTGAAACGCAGTGAAATGCAGTGGCACATCAGGTCCAAGTTCGCGCACGAACCAGTCGCACAGGCGTGCAATATCATCGGGTGCGTCATTGGCGCCCGGAATGATCAGGTTGGTGACTTCCAGCCAGACTTTTGTTTCGTGA
Encoded here:
- a CDS encoding gamma-glutamyl-gamma-aminobutyrate hydrolase family protein, with product MSRVCIGITCGTFYDRDWCPPSIGHRKTYIDAVVAAGGAPFLIPSIDDESALRALYERIDGLLLAGGGDIEPHHYGEAPLPALGVVDALRDRTELPLVRWAVAEGKPVLGICRGAQMVNVALGGALYQDIPSQIDTSLNHSDSYARQDWTYLAHTLRLSPDSRLRRILGSDELPINSLHHQSIKTVAPGLVAVGWAPDGVIEAIEGTNGHFLIGVQCHPEALQSEVDPRWRALFRRFIEACVQSKITA
- a CDS encoding NUDIX domain-containing protein; translation: MAPQPWRTRASRDIYRNTWVRLREDIAELPDGRTTIYSVLTPGIGQCVGVLPFLPDGRVVMIRQYRYVYGEGHRWEMPTGGMHEGETPEEAAQRELQEEIGYRAGRFEWISSYYTSKSVVEETAHLFLGFDLTPSSLPPDETEFLEIEAMPFEQVLDMVLRSDIRDSMTVTAVLHAARRLGV